The sequence ATCAGATTTTTCGAACCAAGTTAATAACAGCTTAGCTTTTCCAGCGGTTTTTAGGGGAGTTTTAGATGTAAGAGCATGCAAGATATCCGATGAAATAATAATCGCGGCTGCGCTTGAGCTTGCAAAGCATGCTGAGGAGAAAGGGTTAAGCGAGGATTATATAATTCCTACAATGGAAGAATGGGAAATTTATCCTAAAGTAGCGGCGGCTGTAGCTTATGAAGCTGTTAAACAAAATCTTGCTCGTAGACCGTTAAGCTGGGAGGAAGAACTGGAAAATGCTAAAAAAATTATTATGCGAACGCGCTCCATCGTCAAACTATTCATGGAGCAAGGTTTAATAGAGCCTATCGAAAATTAAGATCCCTGGTTGCTTCTTTAAACGTCTTATAAATTGCCTTAGCGGCAATTTCTATTTTCTTCTTTTCCTCATCTGTTAAATTTTCAAACAATACGGGTTGAACCCCGCTGCTGCTAACTATACTGGGTAAGCTAAGGTATACCTCGCTGTTTTCTATCTTAAATAGAGAAGCAACGCTTAATATTTTCGCCTCATTCAACAAGATAGATCTTATTATTTCTCTAAACGCATGAACCGGGCCATGAATCGTAGCACCAGAGTATCTTATAATCTGTGCTGCAATTTCTTTCACTGCTTTCTCTATCTCGTTTCTAAAGGTATCTACGTCCTCCCTCACGAAATCTTCAAGCTTAACTCCTCTTATTTTTACAGTTGACCATAGAGGGACAGCTGCTTCCCCATGCTCTCCCGCAACGAATCCTTCAATATCGGCCGTGCTCGCTCCGAGTCTTCTAGCGATCTCACTCCTAAATCTTATAGTATCTAAATGAGTACCGCTTCCTACAACTCTTCCGCTTTTTGTCACTCGATAAAATAACGTGGCCATAGCGTCTACAGGATTAGTCACTATTAGAAACCAAGCGTCTTTATTTTTATGATATATTCCTTCGGCAATATTCTTTATAATTCCAGCGTTTTTGACTGCTAAATCTCTTCTACTCTGATCCGCGCGCCTGGGAGCGCCAGCCGTCACCACGACCATGTCGGCTTTTTCCACATCCTTAACATTTTCATAACCTTCTATCTCCACGTCCCTGCGCAATGCGACGCTCGCATGCCTGAAATCTTCAGCTACAGCTTTAGCGAGGTTTGGAACAACATCCACCAGACTCAGCTCCGATACATACCATTCATTTAGAAGCAGCGATGCTAAGCTCTGCCCTATCCTTCCACAACCTATAATTGCGATGTGCATACTTATCAAATAAACATGCTATTAGGTTATTGAAAAATTTGTCAGTTAACGTGAGAAGAAGTTAGAATAGTGTCATCGTGTAGTGGCTTCATCATTAATCAGAGCTTTGGTCCTCTTTCATCCGATAGATAGAAGAGGCTGAGATTGATAAATTTATTGTCTATAAGGGCTTTATGTTGATAATCTCTATTTCCTCTCCTGGGATAAGCTTTAGCTCCTCTCTTACAGGCTTAGGTATGGTGAACTGTCGAGAATCGGTATATCTAGTTTTTAATAGCTTTGCCTCGATCTCTACTTGTTTATTCTTGTACTTTATCGTGATTTTAGCTTTTTCAGCGTCTCCTATACCCAGCGCTCTTACAAGCCTCGCTGGTATTAGGATTTGATTGTTCATGTACATTTTTATTTTATAGGGAAGCTTCGTGATGTCAAAACCCTTCACTCCTCTCCTTTTCTTCTCCTTTACCAAAATTCTCACCCCTATTCTCTTTTATTGTCTTTGGCTTATATAAATTTTTTTTATTTCTGTAAATTATCCTCTGTTTAAAATAAATAGATAAAAATAGAATTTATTAAAATTTTATTTCATACCATATTAACGAAAATGTCGTTAAATTTAGTTCGAAAAAATAGAACTAAGCGTTAACCTATAATATCTAATCTTTAATTAATCTAAGTAAGCAAAAGTGATAACTATGAACGAATACAAAGCGATGCATTTAATCCTTTCATTGGCAATTGTGCTCTTTGTAGCGCTGTTTTTTGCTAAAATCACATCAGCTGACAGCATAACCTTGTTTCAAAATCAAACCTACTCTAATGTTACAGTAAACATCTTCGATTATGATGGAAATTCCTTATATGAGGGATCAACCTATCCTAAATTAGAAGTATACAACTCAACAGGGTCTCTGTTAAAAAGCTTAACGTGCACGGCGGCTTCTTGTAGAATTATAAACATAACTCCAGGTACCTACTCTTTCAAGGTTTATTGGCACCAAGTAGAGGTTGCGCACATAAACGATACCCTAAAAGAGAGAGAAAACACTATTGAGATAAGGTGTAATGTTAAGAAAGCACGTATTCGGGTCGTGGACGATGCGGATAGGGCTTTGAAGAATGTGGACGTTTCGCTTATTGGACCTCTACCCGGTTACGATATGTCGTTTTCGTTTAATACAGGGGGAAGTGGAGAAATTAAGAAATTTTTGCCCTTTGGGACGTATAAATTGTCTTCAGCTACTTGGCAGTGGGAAATAGATGATAAAACAATGTCTATAAGCGCGGTTGTTGAGGAAAAAACGGAATACTCGATAAACGCCCAAAATGATTTCATTAAAATTCCAATGAAGGTATCTCATTCGTTGACTTTCGCCTTTTACACTATCGATGATCAAGAGCTTGTCGGTTCCGACGCGAAGGTAGAGGTTAGGTTTAAGTATAGAGGTGATTGGCAGAAAATCCTCGAAAAAAGGCTAGAACACAATAATAAAGTTACCCTGGGACCTCTCCCCTACGGCGAATATCAGATAACGGTTTATTGGTCCGACGAGAGCATATTAACAGAAAAAATAGCTTTGGATTCTGAAATTTACGATGAACTTGTAGAAGGAGTGCTTAAGATAAAAGTTCACATGTACAAAAATCTCTTAGTGAGGTTTGTCGACGCTGAGGGTGAACCGTTAAGAGACACGTATATTGTATTGGTGTTTCCATCGGGCGGGAACGCTTCCTATGTCACCGATGACGCTGGCGGAGTAAGATTGTGCAACATAACGGCAGGAAACTACGTAGTAAAAGTGAGGTGGCTCGCAGGCTATGCTGAAACTGAGCTAGATCTTACACCTGGACAAGTTTCGGAGAACGTTATAAAAGTAGTTTTAGATTTTTACAAAGTTAATTTAATTTTAAAATCTCGGGGCTCTGCTACTTTGCCCATCGGATTAAAAATAACCTTTAGATGTAACACCTATATTCTTTTAAACGAAAGTTTAGAAGGTGAAGTTAAAACTTATGAAAAAACCTTTGAAAAGCTATACTCGAAGTCACCCTATTATTACTACCTGGATATTAGCTACATGGGCTATTCGCTTTTTAGCGATCGCGTAAACATAGCGGCTAAAAACATCGTAATAGACTTAGATTTGTACGATTTGACCGTTACGGTTTTGAGCATGCACAATTATACTCTCCCAAGCGCAAAGCTATGCTTGGAATATCCAAAAGGTGGAAATGTGATAGCTGCTGAAACAGACAATTATGGAAAATACCTGTTTAAACATTTAATTGTAGGCTACGGACCTTATAAACTGTCAGTGTATTGGAAGGACTACTTGGTTGGCAGCTTTACCTTAAAAGAAAAAGATATCGTTGAAGGCGACGTAGAGTTGAGAGTAAATGTATACGATATATATGTAAAAGTTTATAACGTTCTGCACAGCGGGCTTAAGGATGCTACCGTGGCTGTTTATTTAAAAAATGCTACGGCTTTTATCCCACTAGGAAACGCCTCCACAGACCCTACTGGATTGGCAAAAATAAGCGGCATACCAGTGCCACCTGGCTATGACATTACGATTAATGTAAATTATAAAAACAGGTTTAAACTAGAAAACATCATCATTGAACATCCGGAAAGATCTAAAGAAATTGTAATGAACGTGCTATTCGAAGTATTTGGCGTTCCATTATCTCCTATAGAGATTGGGACGATAGCTTTGGTTTCAGTTGCTGGTACGCTTGGCGCTTACTTTTTCTTACGATGGTATAGGTTTAAGGAAACATTAACGAGCATGTTTTCAGAAACTGAAATACAACCCGAAGCTTTTGAATACGAGATAGAGGAAGAAGAGAAAAAGAAAAACGTTTTATCGAAATTGGCTAAGAAAATAAAAGATAGAATTGAGGAGCTTTTTGGAGGCGGAGAAGAATCTGAAGAAGAATATGATATCTTCGGCTAAAAGCATTTTAAAAGTTAGCGATGATATTCCGCTTATAGGCCATATAGCTTTTGGAATCATAGATAGAGGTACAAACCTGCTACAATTACGTCCTTCATCCTTATGTCCACTATCTTGTATTTTTTGTTCAGTCGATGCAGGTCCTAAATCTAGGTTTAGAAAGACAGAATTTATCGTCGACCTTGATTATATGTTAGAATACGTGAAGATTATAGCGGAATATAAGGCTGTTAAGGACTTGCAAATTCACATAGATGCCGCGGGCGATCCCTTAACTTATCCTAGAATAGTTGATCTAATTTTCTGCCTTAGTGAACTTGAAAATATTAAAGTAATATCGTTGGAAACGCATGGAGCTTTGCTAAATTATAAGCTGTTAGATGAAATGGATGAAGCTGGTTTGTCAAGGTTAAATCTTTCAATTGATACTTTGGACCCTCAGCTAGCTAAGTATCTTTCAGGTAGCAAATGGTTTGATTTGCCAAAGGTTTTAGAATTTGCAGAATATATAGCTGAAAATCTAAAAATGGATTTGCTTATTGCCCCAGTATGGATACCTGGTGTAAACGATGAGGATATGCCAAGGATTATTAAATTTGCAAAGAAAATAGGTGCTGGAAAGAAATGGCCTCCATTGGGTATACAAAAATATGAAGTTCATAGGTATGGCAGAAAACCTAAAGGCGTTAAACCCATGACATGGTACAAGTTTTATCAAACGTTAAAAAAATGGGAGAAAGCATATAATGTGAAACTGGTGTTAAATCCTAGAGACTTCGGAATTTACAAGGTTAAGCCGCTTCCTTTAATTTTTAAGAAAGGACAAAAAATTTCTGCTAAAGTTATCGGGTGGGGATGGCATAAAAATGAGTGGCTCGGCGTGGCAAAGGATAGGATAGTTGCAATAATAGGAGCCAAAGGCGAGCCACCTGTGGGTTCAAAGGTAAAGGTGGAAATTGTAAGAAATAAAAACAATATATACGTTGGAGTCCTAGGGTAGTTTTCCTCTAGGCAGCGAGACTATTGTAGGTTTAATATTTAATATTTTGATTATTTTCTTGCTTAAGGCTCTCCTATCGAGTATGAAAAAGGATGCTACGTCGCTGGGACCTCTGATGGCTCTGCCGAATGCTTGCCGAACTTTTATTATCGTTGGTATGAGTATGGTATATTCCCAGCCCTTCTCCTTGCCATATAGCTGACTCATTCTATCAAGAAATGCTTCAAGATAATCGTTGGGCTCTGGAAAAGGTAACCCGGCTATTATCACAGCCCCAATTAGACTCTTCCCGTTTCGGGTGAGCTCAATGCCTTCAGTTAGTTTTCCACCAGCCACGGCGTGTATGATAATTCCTCCTTGCGCGCTTTCAACCGTTCTAATCACGTCATCGATTTTAGTATCTTCTGATTCTATTATATCAATGATGTTTTCTCCAATTTTCTCCTTTATGTTATTATATATTGGCAACACTTTTCTCATAACATCATAAGAGGGGTAAGCAACGAGCACTATGTAATCGAATGGTATTTTTGTCCTGATGAATAGGATATAGGAAGCTATTTTTTGGAACATTTCAAAAGTCCTTGTCTTATATTTAGTAGTTACGTCAACCGCGCAAAAATAACGTTTGTTCTCAGGTGGAAAAACGTCTTTGATTTCAATATATTCTATGTCCCTTTTAAGCCCATAGACATCTCTGAGATAGTCTAAGGGGGGTAGTGTTCCCGACATTAATATAGCCGTATACGATTCGTTTAGC is a genomic window of Thermoproteales archaeon containing:
- a CDS encoding malate dehydrogenase, producing the protein SDFSNQVNNSLAFPAVFRGVLDVRACKISDEIIIAAALELAKHAEEKGLSEDYIIPTMEEWEIYPKVAAAVAYEAVKQNLARRPLSWEEELENAKKIIMRTRSIVKLFMEQGLIEPIEN
- a CDS encoding malate dehydrogenase, coding for MHIAIIGCGRIGQSLASLLLNEWYVSELSLVDVVPNLAKAVAEDFRHASVALRRDVEIEGYENVKDVEKADMVVVTAGAPRRADQSRRDLAVKNAGIIKNIAEGIYHKNKDAWFLIVTNPVDAMATLFYRVTKSGRVVGSGTHLDTIRFRSEIARRLGASTADIEGFVAGEHGEAAVPLWSTVKIRGVKLEDFVREDVDTFRNEIEKAVKEIAAQIIRYSGATIHGPVHAFREIIRSILLNEAKILSVASLFKIENSEVYLSLPSIVSSSGVQPVLFENLTDEEKKKIEIAAKAIYKTFKEATRDLNFR
- a CDS encoding AbrB/MazE/SpoVT family DNA-binding domain-containing protein; protein product: MLVKEKKRRGVKGFDITKLPYKIKMYMNNQILIPARLVRALGIGDAEKAKITIKYKNKQVEIEAKLLKTRYTDSRQFTIPKPVREELKLIPGEEIEIINIKPL
- a CDS encoding carboxypeptidase regulatory-like domain-containing protein, which encodes MNEYKAMHLILSLAIVLFVALFFAKITSADSITLFQNQTYSNVTVNIFDYDGNSLYEGSTYPKLEVYNSTGSLLKSLTCTAASCRIINITPGTYSFKVYWHQVEVAHINDTLKERENTIEIRCNVKKARIRVVDDADRALKNVDVSLIGPLPGYDMSFSFNTGGSGEIKKFLPFGTYKLSSATWQWEIDDKTMSISAVVEEKTEYSINAQNDFIKIPMKVSHSLTFAFYTIDDQELVGSDAKVEVRFKYRGDWQKILEKRLEHNNKVTLGPLPYGEYQITVYWSDESILTEKIALDSEIYDELVEGVLKIKVHMYKNLLVRFVDAEGEPLRDTYIVLVFPSGGNASYVTDDAGGVRLCNITAGNYVVKVRWLAGYAETELDLTPGQVSENVIKVVLDFYKVNLILKSRGSATLPIGLKITFRCNTYILLNESLEGEVKTYEKTFEKLYSKSPYYYYLDISYMGYSLFSDRVNIAAKNIVIDLDLYDLTVTVLSMHNYTLPSAKLCLEYPKGGNVIAAETDNYGKYLFKHLIVGYGPYKLSVYWKDYLVGSFTLKEKDIVEGDVELRVNVYDIYVKVYNVLHSGLKDATVAVYLKNATAFIPLGNASTDPTGLAKISGIPVPPGYDITINVNYKNRFKLENIIIEHPERSKEIVMNVLFEVFGVPLSPIEIGTIALVSVAGTLGAYFFLRWYRFKETLTSMFSETEIQPEAFEYEIEEEEKKKNVLSKLAKKIKDRIEELFGGGEESEEEYDIFG
- a CDS encoding radical SAM protein, which encodes MISSAKSILKVSDDIPLIGHIAFGIIDRGTNLLQLRPSSLCPLSCIFCSVDAGPKSRFRKTEFIVDLDYMLEYVKIIAEYKAVKDLQIHIDAAGDPLTYPRIVDLIFCLSELENIKVISLETHGALLNYKLLDEMDEAGLSRLNLSIDTLDPQLAKYLSGSKWFDLPKVLEFAEYIAENLKMDLLIAPVWIPGVNDEDMPRIIKFAKKIGAGKKWPPLGIQKYEVHRYGRKPKGVKPMTWYKFYQTLKKWEKAYNVKLVLNPRDFGIYKVKPLPLIFKKGQKISAKVIGWGWHKNEWLGVAKDRIVAIIGAKGEPPVGSKVKVEIVRNKNNIYVGVLG